A single window of Synechococcus sp. CBW1004 DNA harbors:
- a CDS encoding BCD family MFS transporter, translated as MARPARPGLSIPATLRLGLFQGCLGCLAVIFSGLLNRVMLSELGFPGLLVGGALAFEQFVAPSRVLFGQISDAHPLWGRRRVPYVLLGTAAFCLLAVLSVPLTFRLGRLFSAGSQPELALGIAGLCGLYALYGLGVSLAATPYLALVIDRTEEQERSRAVGIIWCMLTVGIVIGAIAISLSLGSLDGVTDPALLEPVLLRFMIVVAVVVWSLTLVALWGMEPARLDRDPSGDEPRDDSVTLPQAWALITSSRQVLVFFLFLVLFTLGLFLQDPVLESYGAQVFAMTIRDTTQLNAFWGMGTLLGLLMAGLWIVPRLGKLATARLGCQLIVASLVLLLLCGLQPSVPLLKLVLLLFGLSAGIATNSALCLMLDLTLPQATGTFVGVWGLAQALSRAMGKLIGGGLYDLGRLLPLGSGPYPPFALVLGVEALVALAALLALERVNVRQFREDTDLGLRRILAMELE; from the coding sequence TTGGCCCGCCCCGCCCGACCCGGTCTTTCGATTCCCGCGACCCTGCGTCTGGGCCTGTTCCAGGGATGCCTTGGATGCCTGGCCGTCATCTTCTCGGGGCTGCTCAACCGGGTGATGCTCAGCGAGCTCGGATTCCCAGGCCTGCTCGTGGGAGGCGCTCTGGCCTTTGAGCAGTTCGTTGCTCCATCACGGGTGCTGTTCGGGCAGATCTCCGATGCGCACCCGCTCTGGGGCCGGCGGCGGGTGCCGTACGTCCTGCTCGGGACCGCTGCCTTCTGTCTCCTGGCGGTGCTGTCGGTGCCGCTCACCTTTCGTCTGGGAAGGCTTTTCTCGGCAGGCAGCCAGCCTGAGCTGGCCCTCGGCATCGCTGGCCTCTGCGGTCTGTATGCGCTGTACGGCCTGGGTGTGTCACTGGCAGCCACCCCCTATCTGGCGCTGGTGATCGACCGCACCGAGGAGCAGGAGAGATCCAGGGCGGTGGGCATCATCTGGTGCATGCTCACCGTGGGAATCGTCATCGGAGCGATCGCCATCAGCCTCAGCCTGGGTTCTCTCGATGGCGTCACCGATCCTGCTCTGCTGGAGCCGGTGCTTCTGCGCTTCATGATCGTGGTCGCCGTGGTGGTCTGGAGCCTGACCCTGGTGGCGCTCTGGGGCATGGAGCCTGCTCGGCTCGACCGTGATCCGAGCGGTGACGAGCCACGCGACGACAGCGTCACCCTCCCTCAGGCCTGGGCTCTGATCACTTCCAGCCGCCAGGTCCTGGTGTTCTTCCTGTTTCTGGTGCTGTTCACGCTCGGTCTCTTCCTGCAGGACCCGGTCCTCGAGAGTTACGGCGCTCAGGTGTTCGCCATGACGATCCGCGACACCACCCAGCTGAATGCCTTCTGGGGGATGGGCACGTTGCTGGGGCTGCTCATGGCGGGACTCTGGATCGTGCCGAGGCTTGGGAAGCTGGCCACGGCCCGTCTCGGGTGCCAGCTCATCGTCGCTTCGTTGGTCCTGCTTCTCCTGTGTGGGCTGCAGCCCAGCGTTCCGCTGCTCAAGCTCGTACTGCTGTTGTTCGGCCTTTCGGCTGGCATTGCTACCAACAGTGCCCTCTGTCTGATGCTGGATTTGACACTGCCTCAGGCTACAGGCACCTTCGTCGGAGTCTGGGGGCTGGCCCAGGCCCTTTCCCGGGCGATGGGCAAGCTGATCGGAGGCGGTCTGTATGACCTCGGCCGACTCCTGCCGCTCGGCAGCGGTCCCTATCCGCCGTTTGCGCTGGTCCTCGGCGTCGAGGCCCTCGTGGCCCTGGCGGCCCTGCTGGCTCTCGAGCGTGTGAACGTGCGTCAGTTCAGAGAGGATACGGATCTGGGTCTGCGAAGGATCCTCGCCATGGAACTGGAATGA
- a CDS encoding inositol monophosphatase family protein, whose protein sequence is MNLPASVLDPRLDALIDRVAERQRADFGHMASDVKPDGSLITACDRWSDAELVHGLAELFPGEGVLSEEGRQQVPTTEAYWVVDPLDGTTNFAAGIPYWAISIARYQRGLPVLAVLDVPPLRQRIVAIHGQGAWRNGKPLMSPASQTRLKGTSCASLCSRSIRVLQALPERRFPGKIRLLGVASLNLVSVALGQTVAALEATPKIWDLAAAWLVLRELGCPLVWLQQAPEAIAPGVDLSNTPFPVLVARNQETLERFLPWAQALQLQEEH, encoded by the coding sequence ATGAACCTCCCGGCCTCCGTCCTGGATCCCCGTCTCGATGCCCTGATCGACAGGGTCGCGGAACGCCAGAGAGCCGATTTCGGGCACATGGCCTCGGACGTGAAACCGGATGGTTCCCTGATCACCGCCTGTGATCGGTGGAGTGACGCCGAGCTGGTGCATGGGCTGGCCGAGCTTTTCCCAGGAGAGGGAGTCCTCAGCGAGGAGGGCCGTCAGCAGGTGCCGACCACCGAGGCCTACTGGGTGGTGGACCCCCTCGATGGCACCACCAACTTTGCCGCTGGCATCCCTTATTGGGCCATCTCGATCGCCCGTTATCAACGGGGCTTGCCGGTGCTGGCTGTTCTTGATGTGCCGCCACTGCGTCAGCGGATCGTTGCCATTCACGGCCAGGGTGCGTGGCGCAATGGCAAGCCCCTGATGTCCCCAGCCAGTCAGACGAGGCTGAAGGGCACCAGTTGCGCCTCTCTCTGCAGTCGCTCGATCCGGGTGTTGCAGGCCCTGCCGGAACGGCGCTTCCCAGGCAAGATCCGACTCCTCGGTGTGGCCAGCCTGAATCTGGTGAGCGTCGCCCTCGGACAGACCGTGGCTGCTCTGGAGGCCACGCCGAAGATCTGGGATCTGGCAGCAGCATGGCTGGTGTTGCGGGAACTGGGGTGTCCTCTGGTCTGGCTGCAGCAGGCCCCCGAGGCCATCGCCCCAGGTGTGGACCTGTCGAACACCCCGTTCCCGGTCCTGGTTGCCCGTAACCAGGAGACTCTGGAGCGGTTCCTACCCTGGGCTCAAGCCCTGCAGCTGCAGGAAGAACACTGA